In Dehalococcoidia bacterium, the sequence GGCTCGGCGGATACGACGGGCCAGCTGCGGGCCACGAAGGGCCGGAGCTACACGCTGACCTATAAGCCGTTCGACGTGGCCGGCAACGTCGGCGCCACCTGCAGCGTGCAGGTGACGGTCAAATGAGCGGCGGCTGAGCCGCCTCGCGTTGGCCAGCGCGGACGGCACGGCAGCAGGCGAGGGCGCAGCCGGACCCTCCGGCTGCGCCCTTGCCGCCGGCAGCGGCAGGAGGCCGCGGCAACGTTACTGAAGCGTTACCACGGCTGTGCAAAGACATTGCTTCACAGCCACGATATTGATATAAGCCGGTGGTAGAGCGCCGCCGCGGCCCGGCGAGGCCGCGGCGATCGCCTTCCGAGTCTGATCCGGTTCGCACGCTGGACAAAGGCAAACCCGGCGAAAGGCGGGGGCGCAAAGTCTCGGGCCTACCTTCGCGTACGGGCGCGCCCGGCGCGGACACGGCAGCCGGACCGCCGCAAGCCACTGCGAAGACGTTCCCGCACCGGGGACCGCGCTTCGAGCGGCCATCGCCTCGGTGTTCTCTCGTCGCCGCCGGGCGGCGATCGGAGAAAGGAACGTCTACGGTGACACCCAGCAGCACCTTCATCCGCACGTCGCGCAAGGCGCTCGCCATGGCGCTCGGCGCCACCCTGCTCGCCGCCGCGCTGCCCGCTGGCCTGCGCAGCACGGCGCCCGTCCACGCGGACGGCGCCACGGTCAACTGCGACGTGCCGGACAGCCAGCTCCAGATCGACCCCGAGGAGCAGGCGCTGCTCGATATGCTGAACGCCTACCGGGCGCAGTACGGGCTCGGTCCGCTGCAGTTCGATCCGCCGCTGCAGCGCGCGGCGGCATGGAAGGCCATGGATATGGCCAACAACCGCTACACCGCGCACGACGACAGCTTCCGCACCTGGGACCAGCGCTTTCGCGACTGCGGCTACACGGCGCCCTACGCCTTTATGGCGGAAAACATCTCCGGCGGCTTCGCCACGGCGGTGGAGACGCTGAACCAGTGGGAACACTCGCCGGTGCACAACGCGAACCTGCTGGACCCGAACATGAACTACGTCGGCCTGGTGCGCTACCAGCCGACCAACCCCAACGCCCCGTACGGCTGGTACTGGGTGCTGGAGCTGGGCAGCGACGCCTGAGGGCCCTGTCTCGCCATCGGCTTCCCGGCCCGCCACCCCTTCGGAGAGGTGGCGGGCCGTCTTCGTTGCCAGCACCCGCGGGGCGGCGCCGCAACAAGCGGTTCAAGGCGCGGGCGTGTCCGCCCGCGGCGCCCGCCGCACCACGTATCCATGTATGATGAAGGCCAGGCGAACCGCGCGGCCCTGCCCGCCGTACCGGCGCAGCGCGCACAACTGGAGGAGAGCGAACGATGGCCGAGGAGCGCCTGCTCAGCCAGCTTCCCCGCTTCCCGATGCCCCGCGAAGCCGTCGCCGAGGGGCAAGCAGAGCGGGCGCCTGCACGGCTGCGCGTCGACGGCCTGGTACGCACGCCGTTGGCGTTGGCGCTGGCGCAGGTGCTGGCGCTGCCCGTGGCCGAATTCACCGCCGATTTCGCCTGCGAAGAGGGCTGGCGCGTGCCGGGGCTGCGCTGGACGGGCACGCGGCTTGCCGACGTGCTGCGCCAGGCCGGGCCGCTGGCGGCGGCGCGCTACGTGGCCGTGGGCGCGGGTGCGTTCGTGAGCGTGCTGCCGCTCGCGCAGATCGGCGGCGAAGGGCCGCTGCTGGCCTACGAGCTGGACGGCGCGCCGTTGCCGCGGGAGCACGGCGGGCCGCTGCGCCTGATCGCAAGCTGGACCGCCTGCTACCAGAGCGTCAAGTGGGTGGACCACCTTGAGCTGGTGGCCGACGAGCGGCTGGAGACGGCGAAGCCGATCGCGCTGGGCCGCATCGGCGCACCCGCGAAACCCGCCCCGCAACCCTGATCCGTCTGCCGGGTCTCAGCCGGGGGCCGACTCGCCGGCCGTGGCTGCCACCATGGGCGCCTTCGTCTGACTGAGCAGATAGGCCACCGCCAGCGCCAGGCCGGCGCTCACGAGATAGGGCGCGGCGCGGTTGACGTCGAACAGCCAGCCGGCGGCGATCGGGCCGGCGGCGCGGGCGGCGGCCCCGGCGGCCTGTCCCAGGCCGAGCATGCTGCCCTGCTCGCCCGCGTGGCTCTCTCGCGACAGCAGGGCAGAGAGCGAGGGCGAGAGCAACCCCTGTCCGAGGGCGAGCGCCGCCAGGGCCGGCAGCGCCAGCCCGATACCGGGAGCGGCCGCGAGCGCCACGAACGCCAGGCAGAGAGCCGCGGCGCCGGCGGCGGCCAGGGCGCGCTCCTCGTAGCGCCGGCTCAAGCGGCCCACCAGGCCGCCCTGCACGCAGACGATCAGCAGGCCGAGGTAGGTGAAGACGATGCCGAACCCCGCCGGGCCGAGCCCGAACTGTTGCTGGCTGAACAGCGCGAAGGTCGCCTCCAGGCTGACGAAAGCGAAGGTCGCCAGGAAGATGCCGGCGAGCGTGCGGCCGGCGCCGGACCGGCGCGACCCCGCGAGCAGGCTCGCAAGGGAAGCGCGGGTGTGTCTGTTCCAGCCGCGATCGCCGTGGGACTCGGGCAGCCTGAGGCAGGCGAAGGCGAGGTTGGCGGCGGCCAGCCCGGCGGCGGCGAAGGCGGCCGCGCCGAAGCCCAACGGCGCCAGCCCGGCGCCGATGGCGGGGCCGAAGACGAAGCCGAGTCCGATCGCCGCGCCCAGCAGGCCCATGTATTTTGCGCGCTCGCGCGGCTCGGTCATGTCGGCGACGTAGGCCTGTGCCGTCGAGATGCTGCCGCCGAAGAGGCCGGCCAGAGCCCGGCCCGCCAGCAGCAGCACAAGCGAGTTCGCGACCCCCGTCAGGGCCAGCGATGCCGCCGAGCCCGCCAGGCTCAGCAACAACACCGGGCGACGGCCGACCCGATCGGAGAGCCGGCCGAGCAGGGGCGCGCTCACGCACTGCACGGCGGCGTAGGCGGTGAGCAGCGTCCCGACCCAGGCCCCCGTGGCGCCGAAGCGCTCGGCGTAGAAGGGCAGCAGGGGCAGGATGATGCTGAAGCCGAGCAGATCGATGAAGACCGTCAGGTAGACGATCGCCAGCGGCGAGCGTCGCAGCCGCCGCTCCCCTGCCTCGCGCACGTGCCCAGCCGCTGGAGCCGTGAGGACGGCGCCCGGTGTCATACCGCCGCGGCCTGCCGCTTCGACGGATTCAGCGCGCATGGATCTGCTCGTCCGCGGCCGCTGTGTCCGATGCGCCGGCCTCCGCTCCCAGCTCGTGCAGCTCCTTGCCGAAGTCCACCAGGTGCCCGGCGATACCCGCGACATACGTCCGTTGCGGCGTGATCTTCGCCCAGAGCCGCCGCCGCGGCACATGGAAGGTGATCGCCGTGCCACCGACCAGCAGCGCAATCGCGATCCACATGAACAGCGCGCCCTGGTCGCGCTTCACCTGAATGCCGGCGAAGGCGCGCTGGCCCAGGAAGGAGTATTCGAAGCCGTCGATGGAGACGGATTCGCCCTGCCGCAGCGCCGCCGGCTCCGTGCCGATGCCGCTGATGTAGAGGGTGGGCGGCCCGTTTACCGGCGCCACGGGCAGGGCGCGGCCCGACGACGACTCGCTTGAGCCGAAGATCGCGTTGGTCATTTGCAGCAGTACCGGCGCCTGTCCGCCGTCGGCGCTGCTCGACGGCGCGGCGGGGACGTCGCTCCGTGTGGCTGCCGGCAGCGCGGCCAGGCTGCTGAACTGGAAGTGCAGGCCGGACAGCGCGCCCTCCTGTCCGGGCACCAGCAGCAGCCGTGCCGCGGCTTCCTGGCCGCCGTCCGGCCGGCTCTCGAGCACGACCATCGACCAGCGGTGGTGGTCCTCGTCGGGCCGCACGCCGACCAGGAAGCTCCGATTCGTCTGCGGGACGGTCACGCGCGAGAGGAAGGTGCCTGCCAGCGAGGTGCGCATCACCACCGTCTGATCGAGCAGCAGCCGGCCCGCGTCGTCGCGCACGGCCAGATGCGGCCCGGGCATCTGGTCCTTCAGTTGCAGGACCTCGTCGTACACGACCCGGTTTGCCGTCAGGTCGCGCACCAGCAACTCGGCGCCGAAGCCGAAATAGGCGGCCTGTGAGAAGCGGAAGCCGCCGTACGAGCATGGGTCGTTGACCGTCGCCACGCAGCGCTTGACCTCGCGGCCGTTGCGGGAGAGCGTCAGCATAGAACGGTAGTCGAGCGGGCGCCCGCGCTGGTCAAACCGTCCCAGCGTGTCGTCGAGATGCACCTGGATCTGGTTGGGGTTGTTGACGGGGTAGATTGGGGCGTCCCAGCCTTTGGCGATGAAGAGCTGGGTCTCGTAGCCCGTGGCCACGCTGACGAGGCCGGCCACCATGAAGACGATCAGGGCCAGGTGCGAGGCGAAGGTGCCCAGTTGCGCCCACTGGAAGCGGTCGGCGAAGAGATACACCGCGCCGTTCTCTTCGAAGCGCTGCACGCGGTAGTGCCGGCGCGCAAGCACCCGCTCGAAGGCGCCGGCCTCCGCGGGCGTGGCGAACTCCGCGTGGTGGTGGGCGCGGCGCAGATAGCTGTCGGCGACGCGCTTCGGCGGGCGGCGGATCGTGCGCCAGATCGGCGGGAAGCGGTTGCCGACGCAGACCGCGATCGCGATCGCGAGCAGGCCGAGGCCCGCCTGAAACCAACGGGTGTCGAAGACGTCGAAGAGCCCCAGGCGGTGCATCGGCTCGGTGAAGACGCCGAACTTGCCCGATTCAAACTGCAGCCAGCCCGCCACCGCCGTCGCATCGCCGCGCATCGCCGGCGGCACCTGCGGGATGAGGACGCCCAGCAGCCCGGAGAGGGCAACGAAGCCGATCAGCCAGAGGGCGAAGCGCACGGAGGTGAGCAACCGCCACAGCGCGTGCGGCAGATCGACGCGCCGGCCAGCACGGACGCGGCGGCGCACGACCGAGAGTCGAATCATGGCACCAGCCTTACAGGATCGCCGCCAGACCGTTCAGGATCGCCGTACGGTCTAGCTGCCCGGGGTGGATGCGTTTGATCACGCCGTCGCGGCCGACGAAGACGGTCAACGGCAGCCCGCCCACGTCGTAGCCCTGGCTCACCTGGCCCGTCGCGTCGAGCACGATCGGGAAGGTGAGGCTGAACTGCTTCGCCCAGTCTTTGACCTTGCCCGGGCTTTCCTGGACGTTGACGGCCAGCACCACCAGACCGCTGTCGCGCGCGGTGTCGTAGACCGTCTGGAACTCCGGCATCTCGGCGCGGCAGGGACCGCACCAGCTCGCCCAGAAGTTGAGCACCACCGGGTGGGAGCGCAGATCGCTCAAGCGGACCACGCCGCCGTCGGCGGTTTGCAGGACGAAGTCCGGCGCCGGCCTTCCCTCCCTGGCCGCCGGGCGCACACCCGCGGGACTCTTGTCCGTGGGCGCCGCGACGAGACCGAAGCCGCCGTTGCCGTGGACGGCGCCGCTGCCGCCGTGATGCGCTTGCACGCCGTAGATGGCCGCGGCAACGGCCGCGACCACGGCCAGCGGCAGCACGATGCTGCGCCAGGCTCCGTGCCACTCGCGCCGTTGCTGCGGGTTTTCCTCGATCCGCTCCGCCGGTGCGGTGTCGGAGCGGGGGGCGTTTCGCTGCGGTTCTATGTTCATTGGCACTCAGGCGCACTCAGGCGCACTCAGGCGCGCTCCGGCCCGCGGCTGCGGGAAGCTATACGCCGGCGTAGCTGTGCAGGCCGCTGACCCAGAGGTTGACGGCAAAGTAGGTGAAGAGGACCGCGGCGTAGCCGCCGATCAGGATCCAGGTCGAGCGGTCGCCCCGCCAGCCGCGCAGGCCGCGCACGTGCAGGTAGCCGGCGTAGATCAGCCAGGTGACCAGCGCCGACGTTTCTTTCGGATCCCAGCCCCAGTAGCGGCCCCAGGCCGAATAGCCCCACCAGGCGCCCAGGCCGATGCCCAGCGCCAGCAGGGGCACGCCGACGGCGACCGAGCGGTAGGCGATCGTGTCGAGCAGCACCCGGCCCGGCAGCCGCGGAAAACGGGCGTTCGGCCCCTGCAGCAGGTACATGGCCGCGGCGCCGAAGGAGACGGTGAACGAGCTGTAGGCCAGGATCATGGTGCCGACGTGGATGGCGAGGATGCGGTTGGCCTGCAGCGCCGGCACCAGCGGCTGCACCTGCGCGGGGAAGAAGACCGCCGAGACGACGAACAGTGTCAGCGCGACGGGCAGCACGAAGGCGCCGAGCGTGCGCTGCCCGTAGTGCCACTCGAACAGGCCGTAGATCACCAGCGTCGTCCAGCCGAAGGCGACCTGGTACTCCCACATATTGGTGTAGGGCGGGTGGCCGGTGGCGATCACGCGGCAGACGAGCGCGGCGGTGAGCAGCGCCGTCGCCAGCAGCCGCGTGCCGCTGGCCCAGCGGCCCAGCTCGGCCGGCAGGCGCACCATCACCGGGATCGTGATCTCGCCGGCGCTGGTCGCGGCCCGCCGGTAGCCGACCCAGGCGCCCATCGCGTGCAGCAGATAGAGCGCCGTTGCCACGGCCGTAACGCCGAGCCCGATATAGAAGAGGTCGATCGAAAGGCTGGCCATCGTCCGCTCCGCTGTTCCGTGGGATGTGCCTTCCGGCAATGGGTTGGCGCGCCGGCGCTAAGTGAGGCAGGCCGGCCTGTCTCACTGCACCGCAGGCACCGCACACGGGCCACCGGGCCACACGCCTGACTGATGCCGGAGCTACAGCGACCTGAGGTACTCCACCAGGTCGTTCATCTCCTGATCGCTCAGCCCCAGGTGGAAGAAGTCGTTGTAGTGCTGCACGACTTCGCGCAGGGTGGCGAAGCGCCCGTCGTGGTAGAAGCCGCCCTGCTGGTGCGTCCAGAGCCCTTTGAGGGGCGTGGTGCGGTAGTGCCCGTCCGGTGAGCGGCTGGCCTGGAAGTCATCGATGCCGATCTCGGCGGGCGTGTGCATATTCCAGCCGGGCTCGGTGAACAACGGCGGCACGTGACACTGGGCGCAGTTCGCCTTGTTCATGAAGAGGTCTTCGCCCCGTTTGGCCGCCACCGGATCGAAGCTTCCCCTGGGTGGCGCCGGCGCGGCGATCGCCAGCTGGTAGAACTGCAGGGCGGCGAGCTTCGCGGTGACCTGGTCCGGCTTGTTGCGCGTGTTGCCGAAACCGGCCCTGGCGGCAACCGGGAACTTCTGCGGATCGTTGAGGCGCGGATCGTAGAAGTTGCCCTGGCCGTGCATCTCCAAATTGGCGACGAAGGCGTTCCAGTAGGGCACGGAGCCCCAGCCGGTGTAGGTATGCAGGTTGACGCCGGCGAGGCCGAAGGCGGGCGGAATCAACACCGCCGCCGTCTTGCCGTCGGGGCGGAAGCCCTTGCCGTCGAGGAAGAGCTCGGCGTCGAACTTGCCCGGGCCCCAGGCGTTCAGCACCGTGTGCACCGTGGCCTCGTCCACACCAAGCAGCGTGGTGACGGTGGACAGGTCGGGCGCCAGGCCGATGATCGCGCCGACGTTCAGATCGCGGTTCGGCCAGCCGTCCAGCCGGTGGCCGATGCCCGGCGCGAAGGCGTTATCGACCGTGGAGTGGCAGAGGGCGCACTGGATGCCCAGCGACTTGAGCTGGCCCGAGTCATCGAAGAAGCCGGTCAGCCCGACGACGGCGTTGAGCTTCAGCAGCGTCAGCGTCGTGGCCGGGTCGTCCAGGTTGACCTGACCTGCCTGGATCGCCTTGACCACATTCGGCGGCAGCGCGTCCTGGTCGACTTTCAGACCGACGGAGAGCGCCGTCTTCGGACTGACGCCGGGGCCGACGCCTCCCAGGTTGGCGCCCTCGATCGCCTTGTGCAGCTTCAGCGCCTCGCCGAAGAACGCCTCCGAGCCGAAGGTGTCGAAGCGGAACGTCTGCCGTCCCTCTTCGATCATCCGCTCCGCGTTTTCGTCGACGCCGTGGTCGGCCGGTGCCGGGCGGTGGCCCTGGCCGTGCACGAACGGCTGGAAGCGCAGAAACGCGGTCAACGCCAGCGCGCCGGCGGCCGCGATCAGCACCCCCTTCATCGGGATAGTCCTTCTCTTGCGCGTCACGAGGCTGCCTCCTTCTGCTCAGTGCCGCATCTGCCGCCTTCGCCGCCGCCATCCCGGCCCCGCCGGCCGGAGAACGATATTCGGTTAGTCGTCTGCCGCCGCCGCTTCCGTCGCTCGCGCTTCGGCAGCCGCCGGGCGAAGTTCTATCAGTCCAACCGCGGCGGCCCTCCCGGCCCGATGCCCGCAACAGGTCCGTCGTCTGTCCGCACGATTCCCGTTCTCTCCGGGCATAGCGAAGCCCCCGCGCTTCCACACGTGTGGAAGCGCGGGGGCAGGGGTTGAACGGTCGCCGGGGTTAGTCCGCCGCGGCCAGCTCCAGGCGCTCCTCGGCGTCCGCCGCCAGCGCCGCGCTGCCCTCGACCGAGATCTTCGGCAGCCAGCCCAGCCAGGACGGCATCCACCAGTTGTAGTTGCCCAGCAGCTGCATCGCCGCCGGCACGAGGATCGAGCGGATGATCGTCGCGTCCATGAACACGGCCACCGCCAGCCCGAAGCCCATCTGCTGCAGGCTCACCTGGCTGCTGCGGCTGAAGGCCGCAAACAGCGCCACCATGATGATCGCCGCGCTGGTGATCATGCCGGCCGTAGACTGCACGCCCTCGCGCACCGCCAGCGTGTTGTCGCCGGTGCGGTCGTACTCTTCCTTCACGCGGCTGAGCAGGAAGACGTGGTAGTCCATGCTCAGGCCAAAGAGAATGCTGAAGAGGAAGAGCGGCAGCCAGAACTCGACCTGGCTCGTGCGCTGGAAGCCGAGCTGGCTCGCCAGGAAGCCCTTCTGGAAGACCGCCACGATCAGCCCGTAGGCCGCGCCGACCGAGAGCAGGTTCATCAGGATCGCCTTGGCCGGGATCACCACGCTGCGGAAGACCATCAGCAGCAGCAGGAAGCTGAGACCGAGCACGAAGGTGAAGACCACCGGCACGGCCGAGTCGGTCTGGTTCTTCACATCGAAGAAGCCTGGCAGGTTGCCCGTCACGTAGGCCCTGGCGCCGCTGCCGTGGAAGGCCGAGTCCGTGTCGCTGCGCAGCTCGTTGACGAGCTGCCGCGAGGCGTTGCCGGTATCCACCGTGCTCGTCGAGACCTCGATCAGCGCCGTGCGGCCGGCCTGGTCGTTCTGCACGCCCAGCCACTGGAAGGACGGGTTCTGTCCCACCGTCTGCTGCAAGGACGTGATCGCGCTCTGCGTCGCCGCGCTCTTCACGTCGCCGTCGACCACGATGCGGATCGGGTCGTTGATGCCGGCGGAGAAGTCGCGCTCCAGCGCCTTGATGCCCTGGTAGGAATCGGTGTTGTGCGGCAGCGACTCCACGCCGTTGGAGCCGAGGTTGATCTGCGTCAGCGGCAGCGCCGCGGCGCCGAGCAGCGCCACGCTGCCGACCAGGAAGACCACCGGGCGGCGCTGCACGGCGTGCGTCACCATGCCCCAGAAGCGCTGGCCGAAGGCGGCCTTGCCCAGATACGGGATGCGCAGGGCATTGATCTTGCGGCCGAACAGGCTCAGCAGCGCCGGCAGCAGCGTCAGGCTGGCGGCCACCGCAACCAGCACGACGACCATGGCGCCGATGCCGATGCTGACGAAGATGTTGTTGCGCACGAAGAGCATGCCGGCCAGCGCCAGCAGCACCGTGATGCCGGAGAAGAAGACGGCGCGGCCGGAGCTGTCACTGGCGATCGCCAGCGCCTCGGCCGGCGTGCGGCCGCGCTTCAGCTCCTCGCGGTAGCGCCCGATGATGAACAGCGAGTAGTCGATGCCGACCGCCAGGCCGATCATCGAGATGATATTGGTGACGAAGAAGCTGAGCGCGAACACCTTGCCGATCAGCGCCACGATGCCCAGCGCCCCGCCGATCGCGGCGAAGCCGAGCAACAGCGGCACGCCCGCCGCCACGACGGTGCCGAAGGCGAGCAGCATCACGATCAGCGCGATCGGCAGACCGAACGTCTCGGCGCTGGAGAGATCTTTCTCCGAGAGCTTGTTCTGCTCATGCGCGGTCGAGGCGGGGCCGGTGAGGTGCAGCTCGTAGCCCGCGGGGTGCTGCGCACCCTTCACCGCGTCGACCACGGCCCCCACGTCCTTCTCGGCCGTCTTCTCATCGTTGGAGAGCGTCACGGCCGTCAGCGCGGCGTGGCGGTCGGCGGAGACCATGCTCGGGCTCTGCGTATCCAGATAGGTCTGGACGCTCTGCACGCCCTTGAGGCCGCGGAGCTGGCCCGCCAGGCCCGTCACCTGGCTTTGGAAGGCGGGAGAATCGACCGTGTCCGTGTTGCTGCGGACCACCAGCTCTTCGACGAAGGGCCGGGCGCCGAAGCGGTTGTCGATCAGGTCCTTGCCGACCCGCGAGTCAGAATGGCTGAGGTCGCGGAAGTCGGTGGTCAGGGTCGAGCCAAGGCCGGTTGAAAGTACACCGGCCGTCACCAGCAGCACCAGCCAGGCGCCGAGCACATACCACTTGTGCCGGAAGCTGAAGCTGGCGATGCGACTGGTGAAAGAGCGCTGCGATTGCATCGCTGATTCCTCCTGGAGCGGTCGGTGCCAATGTGACCTCGCTCACAAGCACCAGTGTCGCAGCGGGGGCATGGGGGAGAGACCGTGCCACGGTTGCGAGCGCGCACCCGCAGATGGTCCGCCTACCGACCGGTACCAGCGTACGGGTTGCACGTGCCCCCACGGCCGGTTTCGCGGCCGGTTCGGCGCACACCGAAGCGAGCCGATGGCCGCAGTTCCGGCAGCACGTACCAGCATGGCGCTGAAGGCGTGGGGCCGCGGCGGCGACTAGCGCCCCTGCAGGCCCGGGCGGCCGGCGTGGTGCACGCGGTCCTCGGCCCGCGCCGGACGTGGGCCGGCGGGACGCGATCGAGCGGCTCGTGCTGGCCTGCCCTTCGCTGTCAACCTCCCCACCGGCGAGCGCTACGGCTGCGCCACGCGTGGCAGCGGCAGCAGGGTCGAGCCGGATATGAGCATGGGAAAGTCGCGGACGTTGCCGGTCACCACCATCGCCCCGTGTTCCCGAGCGGTCGCGGCGATGAGGGCATCGGTCATCGCCAGGGCAATGCCTTGTCGCGCAAACGTATAGCGCCACAGGCCCGCCTGGCGCGCGGCGTTACGTGAGGTCGGCAGGTAGATCAGGGAGTCCAGGAGCTGCTCACCCGCCGGCCGGTCCTGGGGATGCAGGCCGGAGCTGACCTCGCCCACGACTACACCGGTCGTGGCCAGGGTGTGCCCTGTG encodes:
- a CDS encoding molybdopterin-dependent oxidoreductase codes for the protein MAEERLLSQLPRFPMPREAVAEGQAERAPARLRVDGLVRTPLALALAQVLALPVAEFTADFACEEGWRVPGLRWTGTRLADVLRQAGPLAAARYVAVGAGAFVSVLPLAQIGGEGPLLAYELDGAPLPREHGGPLRLIASWTACYQSVKWVDHLELVADERLETAKPIALGRIGAPAKPAPQP
- a CDS encoding cytochrome c biogenesis protein ResB, translating into MIRLSVVRRRVRAGRRVDLPHALWRLLTSVRFALWLIGFVALSGLLGVLIPQVPPAMRGDATAVAGWLQFESGKFGVFTEPMHRLGLFDVFDTRWFQAGLGLLAIAIAVCVGNRFPPIWRTIRRPPKRVADSYLRRAHHHAEFATPAEAGAFERVLARRHYRVQRFEENGAVYLFADRFQWAQLGTFASHLALIVFMVAGLVSVATGYETQLFIAKGWDAPIYPVNNPNQIQVHLDDTLGRFDQRGRPLDYRSMLTLSRNGREVKRCVATVNDPCSYGGFRFSQAAYFGFGAELLVRDLTANRVVYDEVLQLKDQMPGPHLAVRDDAGRLLLDQTVVMRTSLAGTFLSRVTVPQTNRSFLVGVRPDEDHHRWSMVVLESRPDGGQEAAARLLLVPGQEGALSGLHFQFSSLAALPAATRSDVPAAPSSSADGGQAPVLLQMTNAIFGSSESSSGRALPVAPVNGPPTLYISGIGTEPAALRQGESVSIDGFEYSFLGQRAFAGIQVKRDQGALFMWIAIALLVGGTAITFHVPRRRLWAKITPQRTYVAGIAGHLVDFGKELHELGAEAGASDTAAADEQIHAR
- a CDS encoding CAP domain-containing protein encodes the protein MTPSSTFIRTSRKALAMALGATLLAAALPAGLRSTAPVHADGATVNCDVPDSQLQIDPEEQALLDMLNAYRAQYGLGPLQFDPPLQRAAAWKAMDMANNRYTAHDDSFRTWDQRFRDCGYTAPYAFMAENISGGFATAVETLNQWEHSPVHNANLLDPNMNYVGLVRYQPTNPNAPYGWYWVLELGSDA
- a CDS encoding TlpA disulfide reductase family protein, with protein sequence MNIEPQRNAPRSDTAPAERIEENPQQRREWHGAWRSIVLPLAVVAAVAAAIYGVQAHHGGSGAVHGNGGFGLVAAPTDKSPAGVRPAAREGRPAPDFVLQTADGGVVRLSDLRSHPVVLNFWASWCGPCRAEMPEFQTVYDTARDSGLVVLAVNVQESPGKVKDWAKQFSLTFPIVLDATGQVSQGYDVGGLPLTVFVGRDGVIKRIHPGQLDRTAILNGLAAIL
- a CDS encoding MMPL family transporter, whose protein sequence is MQSQRSFTSRIASFSFRHKWYVLGAWLVLLVTAGVLSTGLGSTLTTDFRDLSHSDSRVGKDLIDNRFGARPFVEELVVRSNTDTVDSPAFQSQVTGLAGQLRGLKGVQSVQTYLDTQSPSMVSADRHAALTAVTLSNDEKTAEKDVGAVVDAVKGAQHPAGYELHLTGPASTAHEQNKLSEKDLSSAETFGLPIALIVMLLAFGTVVAAGVPLLLGFAAIGGALGIVALIGKVFALSFFVTNIISMIGLAVGIDYSLFIIGRYREELKRGRTPAEALAIASDSSGRAVFFSGITVLLALAGMLFVRNNIFVSIGIGAMVVVLVAVAASLTLLPALLSLFGRKINALRIPYLGKAAFGQRFWGMVTHAVQRRPVVFLVGSVALLGAAALPLTQINLGSNGVESLPHNTDSYQGIKALERDFSAGINDPIRIVVDGDVKSAATQSAITSLQQTVGQNPSFQWLGVQNDQAGRTALIEVSTSTVDTGNASRQLVNELRSDTDSAFHGSGARAYVTGNLPGFFDVKNQTDSAVPVVFTFVLGLSFLLLLMVFRSVVIPAKAILMNLLSVGAAYGLIVAVFQKGFLASQLGFQRTSQVEFWLPLFLFSILFGLSMDYHVFLLSRVKEEYDRTGDNTLAVREGVQSTAGMITSAAIIMVALFAAFSRSSQVSLQQMGFGLAVAVFMDATIIRSILVPAAMQLLGNYNWWMPSWLGWLPKISVEGSAALAADAEERLELAAAD
- a CDS encoding MFS transporter — translated: MRAESVEAAGRGGMTPGAVLTAPAAGHVREAGERRLRRSPLAIVYLTVFIDLLGFSIILPLLPFYAERFGATGAWVGTLLTAYAAVQCVSAPLLGRLSDRVGRRPVLLLSLAGSAASLALTGVANSLVLLLAGRALAGLFGGSISTAQAYVADMTEPRERAKYMGLLGAAIGLGFVFGPAIGAGLAPLGFGAAAFAAAGLAAANLAFACLRLPESHGDRGWNRHTRASLASLLAGSRRSGAGRTLAGIFLATFAFVSLEATFALFSQQQFGLGPAGFGIVFTYLGLLIVCVQGGLVGRLSRRYEERALAAAGAAALCLAFVALAAAPGIGLALPALAALALGQGLLSPSLSALLSRESHAGEQGSMLGLGQAAGAAARAAGPIAAGWLFDVNRAAPYLVSAGLALAVAYLLSQTKAPMVAATAGESAPG
- a CDS encoding type II toxin-antitoxin system VapC family toxin, encoding MTYQVLDTDSIIDYLKGVASSVAFILSLGATGHTLATTGVVVGEVSSGLHPQDRPAGEQLLDSLIYLPTSRNAARQAGLWRYTFARQGIALAMTDALIAATAREHGAMVVTGNVRDFPMLISGSTLLPLPRVAQP
- the ccsB gene encoding c-type cytochrome biogenesis protein CcsB; this translates as MASLSIDLFYIGLGVTAVATALYLLHAMGAWVGYRRAATSAGEITIPVMVRLPAELGRWASGTRLLATALLTAALVCRVIATGHPPYTNMWEYQVAFGWTTLVIYGLFEWHYGQRTLGAFVLPVALTLFVVSAVFFPAQVQPLVPALQANRILAIHVGTMILAYSSFTVSFGAAAMYLLQGPNARFPRLPGRVLLDTIAYRSVAVGVPLLALGIGLGAWWGYSAWGRYWGWDPKETSALVTWLIYAGYLHVRGLRGWRGDRSTWILIGGYAAVLFTYFAVNLWVSGLHSYAGV